The genomic stretch caatacatatgtagtacaaatcaccctatcgtgacctaccacctcCATAATATCGAGAATacaactgatcatgcccatccatttctCAGTGTTGAATGGATCTACacctccctaaaaaactggagggtaataatcctggaatcttccacaaagaaattctgacctgttctcaaccctaggctgagccaatgatgtcactcctggcatagcaaaggaagaggtgttccttgACAGAACATGctgttgtttcaaacacctaatctcttcctcttgcctatgcaatcttaattgcatatctgtaaacacctgctgcaaATTCTAAGGGACAGGTGAAGAATCcaggccctggctgtaattcccaacctcggtataaccaccaccagccCTCATTAattgccttggatacatacctctgataaatctacagtcaataacttgatccattaaacatgatgagcatattcgaAATTCTTCCCCACAGGAACAATTATACCATACTACATTCACAaatcactgcagtgctaaaaacatgcccacaacattcatacatcaattcataacccctgctcttccaacatacacaccatgctttcaactccagcatgcaaataacacatttatatattcactgagcaggtaatcatataatcatataaccacataaataaggcgtgcaggtaaagcatttacaatttatttaagcagttaagcatataaccacataaatagttaccataccctaagtgaagcttgtctttagtgatgagtgtacatgcccagcttgtctacaggaacccttaaccttggctcgctcagATATCaatttgtaacaccctactacctaggAACCATTACGCTGTGCATTTTGAACCGTGCTAAagtcgctaaacgagtcatttggccataatcgtgtaactaaatgtgattaacagtttagggttaaatttttttgcaaaagataaaatgtttcactaaaacatttactgtacatattgggatcccaaaatatattttaaaggttaattataataaaagatttacaactagccgaccaaagcgacaaaatagggtttaaccctagttcctctttaaaccctcggtcgtggtggtcgagctgacacatatgtacacatcatcatctaagctctccaactcaacgatggtccaactttcttttgcctttacctgcaccacatagcacccgtgagccgaggctcagcaagaaaactttttactgcatgtatacaagatAAATAAATCATTATGGGGCTTTCAGCCCTAATCAACTGGGAACTAATGAGTCACTTCTGGaaaggtgactaatgagtcacactctggatatgtgactaatgagtcacagtctggctaggtgactaatgagtcacagtctAGAAAGGTTACTAACGAGTCACACtctagataggtgactaatgagtcacactctggggctctgcaccctaagccatgtgatgtttcGGTCCCCTGAGCTTTCtgaccctggctctaagtaaatagcctttagactagacagcgctttatttttctttgaccttaaggtcggtcaagcatttcatgctcatgttgattagatctaatcatttcagcctgtgttaaacacattaatgccattcccaataccatacgaccagtgctcagtactactactgatcttgacagataagtcacagcttcacgacCAATATTAAAAACCAATGTcattccctgactaataagtcaatgtcattcacaagtaagcaaagctgctatgcatttacaatgcaatcaatgtccatatatagatcACTCAACACGCCTCATCAACATTCACCAGcaaaattataatcatgcacattcaagcatccagatataaggcattcagcatgcttaaccaataatcccaagcataatcataatcatgtacaattacagagactcaagctatggtcaattccatattcaacatttatGCCATGCCATATCCACATGAATCATATGcctcacatattgggtgcagttttctttccttagACTTGagagtaaaataaataaagaacaatCCTTGAGAACAATCCTATCCTtaggtcccttagcggtcacctaatcataaccaaatataaaatcccattaataaaatgaataataaaaggttcatggctTAAAACCCAACTCCCaggaccttgaatcctactaaaatgattagtagattcaatcccgagccttgagaattggaaACCCACGCCTAAAACCCATTAAAACCTAACCTAGCACAAGGAAGACAGGTGGGCCGcaacctgcccccaagggccgcggtgtGCCCCCAAGATAGAGAGGTCCCCTACCTGGGTGTCAGGGACGGGCTGTGACTTGACCTTGTGGGTCACGATGCACCTGCTTGACAGAGCCCAAGGGAGGCTCTGGAACACCTTCAAGTCgcaacttgcatgaactcggttgcgacttgaccctacgaacccagctcccctgcatttttcttaatctaaacctcaaccaaaactcatcaaaccaaACCCAATATAATAATTAGTAATCACCACAACCTCACCACCATTCAAACaaaaaaacccaagctttaaaacaCTCAAAACATCATCAAACACCTAAACCTAAGATCAAAATCTCATGCTTATGAACTATCttcaaaaacagagtaaaacctcATAAATTTCAagctaaaaaccttacctcaattatgaATTGAACCCCCTTCAGCTGCTGATCACTAGCCTAAACTCTCAAACTTTAATCCTTAAGCCTCAAATCTATTGCTTGCTTCAAAATCCCAACCGAGAGAGAAGAGGAAATaattgagagagagaaagaaagagaaaccTCTATTTTTTAGCTGTAAATTCTCTACAGCCTTCTAACCATAAGCATATCCattggtcaaaatgaccaaaatgccgcTAGGGCCAAATTAAATCCTTCAAAGCTaccaagggcaaaacagtcatttcccacctatcccgttaattataattaatgtcctTGAATTCCCATTaatcccaatatcctcaaataattataaatcatattccattaccccctcattcccggtaatgtactaaacaccaatttacgcctaggctcaccccgagcccagtaattaatctgttatgaccaaaccgctaacttgtatCCTAGggtcgtctcatgccaaatagatcaaacatatccacacaataatgtggtctcatccatatatcacatacatgtacataaatatacaattacgctctcaatggccaaaattatgaaaatgcccttctaataagaagtgggcccacatgcatgcaattatcatcatataataatataactcacataatcatgcatgtaatcacataattgcacatattatcacataattccataatttgccatcctggccccctaatcaaggccctaagccttattaagaaatttgggacgttacactataggttggccttacctccaaCATTGTCGGTCGTGCATAATGTGCTTCatatttcagctcttcggagatatgtatcacatgtgactcatgtgttgagttacgaggatctggagcttgaggcagatctctcctttgaggaacaaccagtccagatactagacacaaaggacaaggtcctgagaaataaaactatacctttggtcaaggtattatggagaaacagcaaggtcgaggaagtgacctaggagctggagtcagatatgtagagTCAATATCCCAAGCTTTTCAAGTAAAATTTtaaggacgaaattcctgtaaggaggagatagttgtaatgtcccaaattccctaatcaggcttagtgcctggattagggggccaggagggccataattgatttaatgtgttattatgtgattatatgcttgattatgtgggTTGTATTACTATATGgttataattgtatatttatgtgaatgaatgtgatatatgggtgagaatatgttattatgtggatatatttgagctattcggcatgagacgatcctaggaagcaagttagtagTTGAGTGATAACAGGGTTAATTACCGGCCTcgtggtgagcctaggggtaatttggtgcttagtacattacggggaatgagcgggtaatgggaaatgatttgttaaatatttgaggatattgggagtaacgggaattgaaagacattaattatgattaacggggtaggtggtaatgacaaaatcgcccttgggtggctttgaaggATTAGGTTGGCCCTAGgcgcattttagtcatttaaggCTATTAGATAGGCTTGACCAAGGAGGGAAAGTTATGGATTAAACCAGGAAACAGggctctttctctctcctctcacgatcattcttcctctctctccctcggtttgatttttgaagctaagctagaggattcaagcttggagttCTAGAGTTTGAGGTTTAGGATTGAATTGCATCAGCTAGGAGATGTTGTTCACAGCTGAGGTGAGGCTTTCAATTCTGTTTTTGAATGGTTTTCCCTATGGTTTTAGTTATTTTTGAGTTTGGAAGTTTGATCTTGGAATTGGGTATTTGGTGGTGTTTTAAGGGTTATGAAGCTTGGGGTTTTACTGCTGGATTGGTGGTTATGTTGTGTTGAGGTTTGGTATTGATTTTGGATTGTTTGGTAGAGTGTTTGGTTGAGTTTGGATTGAAGGAAAAGCAGAGGTGCTGGGTTCGCAGGAGGTACTGCAACTCGTGTGAACCCCAGGGGCTTGATGGTGTTGTATCTGCTTAGCACGCCGCGACCCTCGTCGGCATGCTGTGGCCCGCCCTTAGCACCCAGACAGGGgctttctgtctgggaggcgtgCCGTGGCCCCTTTCTCTGTTTTTGGCCAGACATAGTTTTATTTGTTTTCAGGCGCAACTTTTTGAaccttaaggctcgagatcgaatctactaaccattttagtaggatttgaggttCGGGGAGCTAGAGCTTTGTCCAAGAATCTTTATTGCTCATTTTATTGAtgtgatttcatatttggttatgattaggtaaccgctaagggacctAAGGttaggatcgttctcaagggtcgttctttatttattttatgctcaagtctgaggtaagaaaactgcacccagtatgtgacatacatgattattgatgaagcatgtttaGTGCTCTATATTGACATTTCTTGCATTGTgaatgcctggttgcattgcttacttgtgagtggcactgacttattagtcataaacgacaatagtgttgagcactggtcgtatggaattgacttatgagtcaagagcggtaaTAGCGCAACaagtgctggtcgatatgatcAGACCTAATCAACAAGAGTATTATATGCTCGTCCGACCTATTGGAtcaagaaaactaaagcacttggctagtctacggctagttactcagagccagggataaaaggctcaggtgacttgatggtcacatggcttagggcgcaggaccccagaatgaatTAATAGTCATCTACTATGGGCATAGAACCCCAGAATGGCTAAATAGTCATATATTCAAAGCACAGGACCCCaaaatgacttaatagtcatctatccagGACACAGGACCCCCGGATGACTTAAAAGACATCTAATTTATTTATAGTTGtgtacatgcagtaataagttttcttgctaagctgtggctcacgggtgctatgtggtgcaggtaaagggaaagaaaagcttacccagccttgagtggagagcttaggttatgacgtgtacatatgtgatccttgaccaccacgaccaaggtgtttctcaggggaactagggtttaaccctatttttgccgcttaggtcggcggattgtaacttttgaactgtaatgaccattttggattgtaaacacttttatggtaTCCCGTTCacagtttaatattttaaataaaatatatccattccttttgaccgagattttaaccctggccattaataacacttagatgcacgtttatggtctgatgtctcgtttagcgagttaagcactatttaaagtacacagtttGACGATCTTGGCTAACCAGAGCGTGACACCTAGGTTACCTGGCTACTCATCTCCCAATCAATTCTCATGTGGAGCGTAAGCACCCCTAGGATCATATAGACTCCTAGGTTAGCAGGCTACTTACCTCAAGGTCAATTCTCATATGGAGCATAAGCACCTCTAGGAATATGCAGACTCCTATGTTACCTAGCTGCTTATCTCCCGATTAATTCTCATATGAAGCGTAAGCACCCCTAGGATCATGCAGACTCCTAGGTTACCTGCATACTTACCTCAAGGTAAATTCTAATACGGAGTGTAAGCACCCCTAGGATCATGTAGACTCCTAGGTTACCTAGCTACTTACCTCAAGGTCTCGGGCATAACCCGACCCACCGAGATACAACATCTCTCTGGAGCGTAAGTACCCCCTAGAGACTATCTCCCAATGAGCCCCCTCTCTCTAACTAACATATATATCCTACTTCTAGCAAGCAATACACTAGTTAACTCATGTTGCAGACACGTAAATCATAAACTGACTTACCAACTGTCCTTAGTTGCACACCAAAAACCCATTCAGAGAGTCCCACGTTGATAGCCAACACTGTATACAGAGTACTCGAATTAATTATGGCATAATAGTATATCACAATCTACTTGGACATTAAGGTCATAACAAAATACCTACCAAGGGTATTCTCGTCCTCGGACGTTTTTAAATCATAACGACACTTTAAAATTTTCGGGAAAACCTCCCTCTTGGGTCTAGTCATTGAAAATCAGTTCCCTTCCAAATTTCCCATCCCGCACTCATTACCGAGCTTAGCTAGGAAAATATCATTTGGAAGCTTAAATCTTTACCCAAACcttacactttattttattttaccaaAAGCTCCACCTTTCAAGTACAATAACATCAATCACAAAACTTGACAATTCAAGTTGAAATAATTAGTGaagaaacaatttaaaataattattaaaattagctTCAATTTATCtaagtaaaaattgatttttattgTGTAAAGATTAGTTTATTCCTATCTTTAAAAGTAAGGGTATTGGACTCTTTTTAAATTTTCTCTtacataaaaattttaattactaaaatattaCCCCTTTAATATCTAATTAATCTTAATAATCATGTGGTGTGCTAAAGTACATTTTACCATTACCAATATAAATTTGTAGCTTTCTTAGTTAAATACTTAGAAAAGTCCTCATCTTTTTCTCTCAGTCTAAACTTTATAATTCCTAAGTTATAAGTGGATtagtttgaaaattataattgaaAAATACAACTCCAAAAATGATTAAAATTCACAAAATTAACCTTGGCTACACCAAGAATTTTCTTGTAAAATTTTAcataaaaataatcatttttacttAGTgacatttattttcaaaaatcttACTTTAAGGATGTCTAGGAATAGGTCATTCTTTTTAACAAACTTTGAGACATTATAAAATCTATTTGGTTAATTACTTTGGTCCAAAATTTCTTAATTCCATAATAGGATATGTAAATAACActcaaactaaaaataaaatcatttgagTCATTTTTACTTGGTAAAACGGATACTCAAAGTTGGCTGTCGAGAAATTATGGTAAATTCTCAGAAATTTTCATCAAACTTTGAAAATTCATTACTCACGTCTCttttaaaattatcattttaaattttcCCATTTGAttcttaaatattaaaaaaaaatctcttaaaaAATCAGCAAAAAATGCAATAATTTCCCCACAGAAATAATTGTCCAATTCGACCATTTACCTAATCTTTTGAAAGGAAAAATCTCAAACTGCACACAAATTTTGCAAAGGCTATAACTTGGTCAATTCAAAATCTTCTTGCACGTTTTTACACATTATGGACATATACACATCCTAAAATtcaacatgaaataaataaaatccaTAATAAGTTTGAACCATAACTCGTTTGATCAACTAGAAGTTAGGTCCTAACTATTTTCttacaaaatcaagattttctCCTATAAAATGTTGGATTCCATTATTAACACCCATGTAAATTCTTACGCATGTACAATCAGCCATTAATTTAACATAAACACAGTTCCAATTATCAATTAAAGTACAACTAATAATAAAAACATGGCAGTGTAAAAAAGAACTCAACACAAACTCATCAAAGGAGAACATAGGAGGTGACCATACCTCTTGTAGACTCAGGATTGGATTTTGGTGTTGACTGGCACTTTGAGCTCCTTACTCAGCCTTTAATCTACACATATTCACTCCCCAATAGTCTCATAATAAGATTACATAACTCTATCAACTCAGCCAAGTGTAGAAATTTACCAAACACAAAAGCTTTGACAAGGATATCTAGTGTTTACCTTTGTGAAACTAACTTGGTGTGTGATCTCCTTAGCTTCAAGAAAGCACTCCAACACTTAGTATTAAGTTTAGGATTGATAAAGGATGATAAGGGGAGTGTTTATTAAGGAAAGCACCAGAGGCATCATGCTCCAAAGTGGTTGACCAAGGGagagaaattgagagagaatTGAGTAAACTTAGCTTCTaagttcttgatttttttttgtagataataAAACTTTTGACGATTTTAACTTATCTATAgatgtaaaataaataaacttaatGACCTTTCTGTCCCATGTGTTTCCATCTCTCACTAGTCAAATTAAGCCTAGATTAATTTCCTAAGCAATTTTACTTAAGTCTAATTAATCTTAAGttaattgtgtttttttttccaaaatgttACTACATGataatttttcttattttctcctAATTGAGATTTTAATctagtttaattaaattaaatatgactTGCTATTTAATTTAAGTGGCCACACTCATATATACACCACTCAAATAATTTAATTAGCCAAaatcacttttttttttgcttgaaatgtgcatttttcacaaaaatgcactTTTTGAGATTTTCCACTCAAAATCAAACTTTTTGACCTTAATTAAAATTAATCCAATAATTAAATGCCCAATATTATTTTTCTATAATTATGCTTCTCAAATACCAATTATTCGAGAATTTACCCGACTAGGGTTTTCATTTTGGTTCGAGACTGAAATGCTCGGTTTGTCACCAAACCATACACACCACATTTTGGCTAACACTTGAAACATGAGTTTTGCTTTGCAACATGAGTTTTCTTCTCAAGCATATATTATCATTCACAATGATATTCAAATACATCTCACCACCCCGTTCTTTGCTACTCTTAGGTGCCCAAAACGTTGGGCGTTACAATCCCAAAGTTCAACCTATTTTAGATGAATTAAAGACAACATCTAACTACGAGACATAACAAGACCAATATAGTTCCAGATGATCAAGGTCTTCAAGTATGGATCTGGTTCTAAGGTTTCAAGTGTATCACTATCATCTTCGAAACCACACTCCTTTTTCAACTTCCTAAAATCGAGCTCTAAACCGTCACCTCTGCTGACGGCAATATTCTTACGACCTAAATTCTCTGCCTCAGTTGCATTTTTAAAATTTCTACATCCCTTTATACAACAATATTGATGTCAAAGGTTTTTCAGGCTTTTCAAATCTCCAATATCAAAATAGAGTTGTTTATGCTCAGGAACCACCAACATATCTAACCTTTGAAGACAAGACAGCCCGCTAATTCCCCTTGGCAATCCCTCCAAGTCACACCCATCAATGTAGAGATGTTTTAATTTTACCAATTTTCCTATACCTTCTGGCAATCTCTTAATTGAGAAGCAACGCGATAGATTTAGAGTTTGCAAGTTACATAAATTGCATATACCTTCAAGTAATCTCTTTAGATTGAAGTTTCGCCTTAAATTGAGATATCTAAAATGTATTAATTGACCAATACTCTCTTCTAGCATCTCAAGACTACATTCAATTAAAGATAATTTCCGCAAGAACATAAGTTGTGAGAACAATGAACTATCAATAAAAAGTCTTCTACTTTGCACAATAAATAAGCTACGAATATTCTTTTCATTCAATTTGTTGTAATTTGGAGCTGGGAATTTTGTACCAGATTGAACAACTATGGATAGATGATGAGATTTTTCATCAAGTGAAACTAATTTATCTTCACCATGATCAACTTCTAGTGTGATACATTCATTCTTGGTCAAAAACTGAGCAAAATCATGCACAATATCATGCATCTTGAAACTTCGAATACCACCATCAAGAtcattattttcaaaattttgaaagaAAGATCGCATGCATAAATTTTCAAAACATTCACAACCTTCTTTCTTTGTATCTCTTCCATCATGACCTAAATATCATCGTCACATCCATATTTCAATTAATTCATCCTTATAAATGTTATGATCTTTTGGAAATATAGAACAATATGAAAAACAACTCATTTGTGTTATTGACAAATCATAATAACTTATAAGGAATGACATAAATACTTATTTAACATATTTTATTTCCCATAATTTGTTATGCAGAACATCCTTTGTAGTCTATAGATTGTATTAGGTTCCTTTTAGTAGATATATTGTAGTTTTGTCTTGCTTAGATGTCTTAACTAACTGAGGTTGTTATGTTCATTTGGTTAATTagctcagttcttatataaaatCATGTTGCTCTGTATTCTTTGATTACATTCAATGAAAATACCAGCTTTTCTACTCAATTTCTTTCTTGAGTTTTCTCTAGTTTATCTTTACTAATATGGTATCAAAGCCTTCAGTGTTCTTGGTTGTTCTTcttttttcctctgttttttcaTTCCTCTGAATCTATGGCTGTCACATGAAGTGGTTTTGCTACTGATGATTCGACTGAAGCTCAGGATTTATCGACCGATGCCACTCGTCCTGCGATTCCCAATTCTTCCACTCGAATTGAATTCTTCCACTGG from Humulus lupulus chromosome 5, drHumLupu1.1, whole genome shotgun sequence encodes the following:
- the LOC133779587 gene encoding putative disease resistance protein RGA4 — encoded protein: MRSFFQNFENNDLDGGIRSFKMHDIVHDFAQFLTKNECITLEVDHGEDKLVSLDEKSHHLSIVVQSGTKFPAPNYNKLNEKNIRSLFIVQSRRLFIDSSLFSQLMFLRKLSLIECSLEMLEESIGQLIHFRYLNLRRNFNLKRLLEGICNLCNLQTLNLSRCFSIKRLPEGIGKLVKLKHLYIDGCDLEGLPRGISGLSCLQRNFKNATEAENLGRKNIAVSRGDGLELDFRKLKKECGFEDDSDTLETLEPDPYLKTLIIWNYIGLVMSRS